The sequence CAGGCTTTGCATGGTCGAGGCAAACAGCAAAGTGGTCTATAGCTGCAACGCCAAAGCCAAAGAGGATATGCAAATTTACACAAATACGCCAGAGATCGCTGCTGAGCGAAATGCGATCATGCAGACCTACTGCGTCAATCACCCCCTTCAATGCGGTGTTTGCGACAAAAGCGGCGAGTGTGAATTGCAAAATTTAACGGCGCATTTAAATGTAAATGAGCAAAGCTTTGCCATTACAGACACGCACAAACCGCACAAAAAATGGGGACTTATAAACTACGATCCAGCCCTTTGCGTGGTCTGTGAGAGATGCGTGACGGTTTGTAAAGATAAGATCGGCGAGAGCGCGATAAAAACGGTGCCAAGGGGCGTTGAGGTGCCAAAAGAGCTAAAAGAGAGCATGCCAAAAGATGCCTATGCCGTCTTTAGCAAGATGCAAAAGAGCCTAATTGCCCCAAGCGCTGGCGAAAATTTGGACTGCTCGTTTTGCGGTGAGTGCATCAGCGTCTGCCCTGTTGGAGCGCTTGTTAGCTCAAATTTTCAGTATAACTCAAATGTCTGGGAGCTAAACCGTGTCCCAGCGGCAAATCCGCACCAAAGCGACTGCGAACTCATTTTTTATGACATAAAAGAAAAAAGCACTAGCGATAGAAGCAAGCAAATTTACCGCGTTAGCAACGACTTTCACTTTGGCGAGATAAGCGGTGCGGCAAGGTTTGGCTACGACTTTCACAACGAAAATGCCCGTAAAAATGAGGTGAAATTTAACGAGCTAGTCTTAAATTTTAAAAACGGCAACATAAAAAATATAAAATTTAATAGCTTCATAACAAACGAAGAGGCGCTTATTTTAGAGCGCTTGAGAGAGAAATTTGATCTAAATTTATTAAACGATGAGGCTTTTAAATTTCAAAATTTCTTAAATATTTTTAGCGAATTTAGCGGCTTTAGCTCATATAACGCAGACTATGAGAGTCTAAAAAATAGCGACTTTATCATCTCTGCTGGTAGCTTCTTGCGCCATGAGAGCCCAGCTACAAGCTACAAGCTAAATAACGCCCTTAAGATGAATAAAGCGGCTGGAATTTACTTTCATCACATCGCTGATGAGGTGGTGAAGAAATTTTCAAAGAATTTCACCTGTGTGAGCTATGAGGCTGGGGATTTGGAGCAAATTTTACTCTTTGTGCTTAAAAACTGGGGTGAGAATTTACCAGCAGCACTTCAGGCTAGACTTGAAAAATTTGAAGAGAGCTTTGACTTAGAAGTAGCAGCTCTTAGCGAAGGCAAGGCTAAATTTACGCTCATTTTAGGTAGCGATTTTTACGCTCATGAAAATGCAAATTTACTTGCAGCCCTTGCTGGAGTGATCGCAAGAGCTACGCCGTTTCGTGTGATGCTGATACCACCTCGCACAAACTCGCTTGGCGTGGCTAAAATTTGCACGCTTTCACACGAGAAAAAGCCCGGCAAGACGCTAGGATACAATGAAATGGGTGAGTTTAAATTTAGCATCTTTGAGGGCGACCTTGACGCTGGTGCGCTAAATCAGCAAGAGGGCACATTTACAAGCATAAATAACGAAGTAGTGCCGACAAATGCGGCTTTGGCACATAACGGCTACTTCTTAAACGAGATCGCAAATGCACTTAACATAGCGGCTAAAAATACGATTGATTACACAGCGCAGCTACCAAAAGAGAAGGGTTACAGGGGCGTTAAATTTGATGATTTAGAAAATTTTTACGCAAATGATGGCACAAGCCATAGAGGCTACAAACTTGAAATTTTAAATTTCACGCCAAAAGAGGACATAGAGCCACTTTTTAAAGAGCAAAGTGGGCTAAATTTAAAAGAGGACGAAGCGCTAATAAGCCTTACAAATCCTATAAATTTGCCATCGTTTTTTGCAAACTACGCTACACAAACTGCTAAACGCGCGAAACTTTACGCAAGTGGCGAGTTTATGGCTAAATTTGAAATTTCACAAAATGAAGCGGTCATTTTAGAAAAAAATGGGCAAAAGCTTGCCATTTGCGTGGAGCTTGATAGCGAGCTAGGAGGCGTGGCGGCCTATCTTGGCGACTATGATGATAAGCTTGATGTAAGCACCATTTTTGAGGGCAAGAGTTTTGCTAGCGTAAAAATAATAAAGGCAGAGAATGAGTGAAATGCTATTTTTTGTGATAACAACTATTGTTAAAGCAGTCGTCATCTTAGCCGTCATGGCTAGCCTCGCAGGGCTTGCAACCTACGCCGAAAGAAAGGTGCTAGCCTACATGCAGCGCCGCGTGGGACCTGATATGGTGGGGCCTGCTGGTGTACTGCAGATCGTGGCTGACATGATAAAGCTCTTTACAAAAGAGGACATCGTGCCTGCAAATGCAAATAAATTTATCTTTCTAATAGCCCCTCTAATCTCTGCTATCGCGGCATTTGCAGCGCTTGCGCCTGTGCCATTTTTGCCTGAGTTTGAGGTTTTTGGGCATACGATTAGACCGATACTTGCAGATATAAACGTGGGCGTTTTGTATATCGCTGGCGTGGCAGCAGTTTGCGTCTTTTCGCCACTTGCAGCAGGTCTTGCAAGCTACAATAAATTTGCACTAATCAGTGCTGCTCGCGCAGTCGTATCGCTTCTTAGCTTCGAAGTAGTCGCTGGCATGGCACTTTTAAGCGTTGTCATGGTGACTAGCTCGCTCTCGCTAGTTGATATAAACAACTACCAAAAAGGCATATTTAACTGGCTTATATTTAAGCAGCCCCTTGCTTTCGTGCTTTTCGTGATGGCAAGCTTTGTGGAGTGCAACAGAACGCCATTTTGCCTAACAGAAAACGAGACCGAGATCGTAGCAGGCTACGGCACTGAGTATAGTGGCATGAGATGGGCGATGTTTTTTATCGGCGAATACACCAACATGATCGCAGCAAGCATCATCATCACGCTTTTGTTTTTGGGTGGTTTTAATGAGTTTTTATTTATCCCAGGTGCTTTGATGATCATCTTAAAATCAAGCCTAGTCTTTTTCTTTTTTCTTTGGACGAGGGCGTCGTGGCCGCATCTAAGGGTCGATCAGCTTAGCATGCTTTGCTGGAGAATTTTACTTCCGCTTGGCATCTTAAATGTCGTAATCACCGGCTTTGCACTACTTATCTAAGGCGTAAAATGAGCGAGAAAAGATATATTTTGATAGACGAAAAGATAGAGCCAAAAGGGGCATTTGATAAATTTAAGCACTTCATCGCCGCTACTTTTAAGCTCGATCTTTTAGTGGGGCTAAAGATCACGCTAAAGCAGATGCTCTTTAGCAAGTCGCACACTCTAAAATACCCTATGCAAAAGATGGAGCTAAACGCCAGATATAGGGGGATTCATAGGCTTTTAAAATTTGTTGAAAGTGAAAATGAGCGCTGCATAGGCTGTGGATTATGCGAGAAAATTTGCGTTAGCAACTGCATCTCGATGAAGACTTCGCTTGGTGAAGATGGCCGCAAAAAGGTCGCAAGCTACACGATAAATTTAAGCAGGTGTGTCTATTGCGGATTTTGCGCTGATGTCTGCCCTGAGCTTGCCATAGTTTGCGGGCAAGAGTACGAGGTCGCAAGTGAAAACAAAATCCTCTTTGGCACAAAGACTGAGTTTTTAACAGATGATAAATTTTTAAAAGAACAAGCTGAGTTTGAGGGCTATGGCGCGCTACCTAAAAATGCCAATAGTCTAGTAAAAAAGACGCCAAATGCGCTTACAAATGAAGATAAGGTAGAAGTGATGGATATAAATTTAAAAGGGTCAAGTGATGTATGAGAGCTTTGCATTTTATCTTTTTAGCGCCCTTATATTAGTTAGTTTTTCTTTTAGCGTGCTTTGCAAGAACGCCCTAAACGCGGTCTCTGCGCTAGCTGCTGGCATGGTTTTTATCTCAGCTATATTTTTCTTGCTTGGGGCTGAGTTTTTAGGCGTGGTGCAAATCGTCGTCTATACAGGCGCGGTAGTCGTTTTATACGCATTTGCGATGATGTTTTTTGACACCAGCAAGGAGTGCGAGCCAAAAAGTGGCAAAAAAGCAAAGATCATCGTCTATCTTCTAAGCAGCTTCATAGCGCTTCTTTTGATATTTATCTTTTTAGCGCCGATCTATAGCGCTAAGCAAGAGGTGGTAAATTCTACCCTCGCTAATCTTGGCAACATCGAAGCGGTTGGAATTTTGCTCTTTAGCAAGTATCTGCTAGCCTTTGAGATGTGCGCTATCATGCTACTTGTGGCGATGGTGGCTGGCATCATTTTGATACATAAAGACCTAGACGCGCAAAGCAAATTTGAGGAGATGCTATGATAGGCCTTACTCACTACCTCATCCTAGCAAGTCTGGTCTTTGTCATAGGGCTAGTTGGCATAATGAGAAGAAGAAATTTGATAATGCTATTTTTCTCAAGTGAAATTTTACTAAACTCAGCAAACATCGCACTTGCTGCTATCTCGAAATACTACTTTGACCTAACTGGGCAGATCATCGCATTTTTTATAGTAGCCATCGCCGCTAGCGAGGTCGCCGTGGGACTAGGTCTGCTCGTGCTTTGGTATAAAAAGACTGGTAGCATAAGCCTAGAGTCGATGACAAATATGAAAGGCTAAGAGATGATTTTATTTTGTATTTCGCTATTTTTCCCGCTTCTTAGCTTCATCATAGCTGGCATCTTTTCGCATAGCAGTAAGAATTTATTTATCGGTCTTTTTTGCTCGCTTCTCATGATCGTTAGCGCCACAGCTTCACTCATGCTAACGGCTAGTCTTAGCGTAGATGAGCCACTAAATTTAACCCTAAAAGAGTTTATAAACTTAGGCTCGCTTGATCTTAGCTTTAGCTTCTACCTTGACGCGATCAGCCTTGTGATGCTTAGCACCGTGGGCGTGGTCGCTAGCATCGTGCATATCTACTCCATTGGCTACATGAGAGATGACGCGAGCTTTAACCGCTTTTTTAGCTACCTTGGGCTCTTTGTCTTTTGTATGAACGTCCTTGTAACAAGTGATAACTTCATAGGGCTCTTTATCGGCTGGGAAGGCGTTGGGCTTTGCTCTTGGCTGCTCATAGGCTTTTGGTATAAAAGGCCTAGCGCAAACGTCGCTGCAAACGAAGCTTTTGTGATGAACAGAGTGGCTGATCTTGCCATGCTTGTTGGTATCTTTTATATATTTTATAGCTTTGGCTCGCTTAAATTTAGCGAGGTTTTTAACGCTAGAAGCGACCTTTCTGGGCTAAATTTAGGCATCATCGCCACACTTCTTTTCATAGGTGCCATGGGTAAAAGTGCGCAGTTCCCATTTCACACATGGCTTGCAAACGCCATGGAGGGGCCAACGCCGGTTTCTGCGCTCATCCACGCTGCGACCATGGTAACAGCTGGCGTCTATCTAGTCATACGCGCAAATTTCATCTTTGCAAATGTGCCTGAAGTATCGCACTTTATCGCCTGCCTTGGTGCATTTGTAGCGATATTTGCCGCAAGCATCGCGCTAGTGCATAACGACCTTAAAAAGATAGTCGCCTACTCGACGCTTTCGCAGCTTGGATATATGTTTGTAGCTGCTGGTCTAGGGGCTTACAAGATCGCACTTTTTCACCTTGTCACGCACGCATTTTTTAAGTCGCTGCTCTTTTTGTGCGCTGGCAACGTTATGCACGCGATGAATGATGAGCTAAATATCAAAAAAATGGGTGGGCTTTATAAATTTATGAAGCCAACTGCGTTACTTTCTATCATCGCAAGCTGCGCACTGGCTGGATTTTATCCATTTGCTGGCTTTTTTTCAAAAGATAAAATTTTAGAAGTCGCCTTTAGCAAAGATCAAATTTTGTGGGCCGTCTTGCTCTTTTGCGCGGTGCTTACGGCATTTTATAGCTTTAGGCTTGTCATGCTAGTATTTTTTGCAAGGCCAAAGAGCGATGAGCACGCACATGAAGCCAAAAACTACATGCTTGTTGGCATGAGCGTGCTTGGCGTTCTCTCAGTCATCAGCGGCTTTTTTTGGAGCAACTTTAGCGAGTTTTTAAGTAACAGCCTTGGGGATTTTAAGCTAAATTTATCTCACAGCAGTGAAATTTTCTTACTCGTTTTAACGCTTACTTTAGTGCTTGCAAGCGCTGGCTTTGCAGTCTTTGCCTATAAAAAAGAAATTTTTAAAGAGAGCATTTGCGAAAGTAGAGTTTATAAAATTTTGCAAAATGCCTACTTTATACCAAAATTTTATGAGAAATTTTTTATAAATGGCTACGCTTTTATCTCTAAAATTTGTAAAAAATTTGATGAGATGATAGTTGATCGAAGTGTCGATTTTGTCGCATTTGTGGTTACTAAATTTGCATATCTTGCAAACAAAATGCAAAGCGGAGATCTAAGCATCATGCTTAGGTTTATGGTCGCAGGATTTGCCTTGCTTTTAAGCTTTATATTTTTATTAAACGGAGCCAAATAATGCTAAGTGTCATCATATTTTTCCCAGCAATAAGCGCAATACTTGGCTTTTTGATAGAAAATAAAAGCATCAAATTTTATGGAGCAAGCATCGCTCTAATCGAGCTTTTACTAGCCATTTTTATCTGCGTAAATGTCGATTTTCAGGGTTATGACTTTGTTTTAACGCATCAAGTCTCGCTCATACCAAGCCTAAATATCAGCTATTTTGTGGGCATCGATACCATCTCGCTTGTGCTTATAGTCCTTAGCGCATTTATGAGCTTCATCTCTATCGCAGCCCTTAGCGATGATGGAAATTTAAAGCACCTTGTTATTAGCGTGCTATTTTTAGAGAGCACGATGATGGGCGTCTTTAGCGCGCTTGATATGATCTTGTTTTACAGCTTTTGGGAGCTTAGCCTCATACCGCTACTTTATATTATCGGCGCATTTGGCAGTAAAAATAGAATTTACGCTGCGATTAAATTTTTCATCTACACATTTTTAGGCTCTGTCTTTATGCTAGTAGCGATCATCTTTATCGGCTATCTGTGCTATCAAAAAAGCGGCGTATTTAGCTTTAACTTGCTTGATTGGTACAAGCTTGGCATAGGAGAAAATGCTCAAATTTGGCTATTTTTAGCATTTTTCTTTGCTTTTGGCGTGAAAACTCCGCTATTTCCATTTCACACGTGGCTACCTTATGCACACGGACAGGCCCCGACTATCGGCTCAGTTTTGCTTGCTAGCGTGCTTTTAAAGATGGGCACTTACGGCTTTGTAAGATTTTCACTCCCACTTTTTCCAGACGCGAGCCTACTTTTAAGTGGCTTTGTCTGTGTCATAGCTATCATCATGATCATCTACGCAGCCCTCGTTGCCTACGCACAAAGCGATATGAAGCAAGTGATCGCTTATAGCTCCATTTCACACATGGGCGTCATCATGCTTGGCATCTTTTCACTAAATTTAATAGGCCTTGGTGGCTCGATATTTTTAATGATAAGCCACGGCATCGTTAGTGGCGCGCTATTTTTGTTAGTTGGCGTCATCTACGAGAGAGCTCACACAAAAGAAATTTGCGAATTTGGCGGCCTTGCCAAGGTGATGCCAAAGTATGCACTCATATTTTTTATAGCAACGCTTGCAAGTATCGGTCTGCCACTAACCATTGGCTTTGTGGGCGAGTTTTTAAGCTTGCTTGGCGTATTTAAGCTAAACAAGCTCTTTGCGCTACTTGGTGGCTTTAGCATCATCGTGGGCGCTGTTTATATGCTAGTACTTTATAAAAGGGTCTTTTTTGGCGAGTGCAAGGAGAAAAATTTAAGTCTAAAAGATCTAAATTTTAAAGAGTTAGCCGCTCTTGTGCCACTTTGCTTGCTAATAATTGCCCTTGGTATCGCACCAAATCTGATACTAAAGCCGCTTGAGCCAAGCGTGCAAAATGTCATAAGCAAAATGCAAACTAGAGCTGTAAATAGCGGCACAAAGGATAAAATTTCATCTTTAAATGGTGGGAGCAAACTATGAACGAAATAGCCTTTTTAGACCTAAATGAGATCTCTTTGCAATCACTCTCGCCGATGCTTAGCATGATGGTTTTTGCACTTTTTATCCTCATAGTTGGAGCGATAAAAAAGGATCTTTCGAGGAATTTCTACTGCGTATTTTGCATCATCGCTATATTTGTAAATTTAGGCATTACGCTTGATTTTAACGGGCTTAGCCTAAGCTTTTGGGATATGCTCCTAGTCGATGGAATTTCTATCATCTCGCAGATCATTATCCTAATCGCCTCAGCCCTTTTCATCCCTCTTGCACTTAGCACAAAAGAGTATTTTGAGTATAAAATTTACGAGTACTACGCGCTATTTTTGTTTATGATCGCTGGATTTTTATTTATGGTGAGCTCAAACAACCTACTCATCATCTTTTTAGGTCTTGAGATCAGCTCGCTTTGCCTCTACACCCTAATCGCCCTTCACAACAAGGCAAAAAGCGTCGAGGCCGCTATCAAATACTTCGCAATGGGTTCGCTCTCGGCTGGCTTTTTTGCGATGGCGATAGCGATGTTTTATCTAGCAACAAACTCAATAGACATCGCTCGTATAGGTGTTGTCATAAAAGATCTTAGCCTAAATCAAAATTTAATAATCCTTCTTGGCTGCGTTTTCATAGCTTCAGCCATTGGATTTAAGCTCTCGCTCATACCATTTCACACATGGATACCAGACGTTTATGAGGGCTCAAATGCCCCGCTTGCAGGCTATATGTCGATCGTGCCAAAGGTTGCTGGATTTATAGTCGCATTAAGAATTTTTGCGATGCTTGAGGGCTCTGGAATTTCATGGATAAAAGATATGCTCTACATCATCGCCGTGCTTACGATGAGCCTTGCAAACATCATGGCGCTAGTGCAAAAAGACGTCAAAAGGATGCTAGCTTTTAGCTCGATAGCTCACGCTGGTGTCGTGCTTTGCGCGCTTGTGGCAAATTCTCACGAGGCAAATGTCGCCTTGTTTTTCTACTGGATCATGTTTTTGTTTGCAAATTTGGGCGCATTTTCTATGCTTTGGGTGGCAAGGTGCGATGACGTCGTCTGCTGGGACAAGCGCTTTAAACATCCGTATGAGAAATTTTCAGGGCTTATTAAAATTTTGCCAAGTTACGCCGTGATAATGGGAATTTTCATGATCGCCCTTGCTGGCATACCGCCTTTTAGCGTATTTTGGGGCAAGATGGTGCTTATCTCATCGCTCATAAAGTCTGATTACGTCGTGCTTAGCCTCATCATCATGATAAACTCAGCGATTGCTATTTATTACTACCTAAAGCTCATCGTTTTTATGTTTTTAAAAGAGCCTATCGTAAAAGATAAAAATATCTACATCTCAAATGTCTCGATGGCGCTAAAAGTGATCGTTGGAGTTGCCGTTGCTGGCACGGTCTTTGCCTTTTTGTTTTCTGGGGCGATTTTGGAATTTATCGAGCATTTTGTCTTTGCTTCAGGATTTTAGAAAATTTAACTATAATGGCGGCATGAAAAAGCTCTTAACCATCTTATTTTTACCGCTTTATCTATCCGCCTTTAGCCTTAGCCTAAACAGCGGCGCAAACGCAAATAAGCCTTATAGCGTCCTTCAGCTAAGCGACGAGAAAGAATTTGAATGCGTGGAGCAAATTTTAGCCTATGACACGAAGCGCTACGTTTGTATGCTCGATGATGGGATCTTGCCAAAGATTGAAGATACGACACTGCCTTTAATGGACATAAAATATAAAAAGCAAGACGGCAAGCTCTTCATCGTCATTATGCCAAAGGCGCCTTCAAAACTTCTAAATGTTCAAACTGAGCTTTACAGCAGTCCAAGCGTGCAAGATACGCCAAAGACGACCATCTCAAAGCACTTTAGCATTATCATCGACACTTCACTTAGCGAAAACAACAAAAGAGTATCTGGGCTAAATTTTTCGCCTGATTTTAGAGATATGCTAAGTCCAAGCATCGGAGCGCTTGATCTTAACAAAGCGCCTATCGCTGGGCTTGATAGCAACGATATAGACATCTACATAAATATAAAAAGAGCTTACGAAAAGGGCGCTTATGAAAGCGTGGTAAAAGATACGCAAACAGCGATGAAAAGGCACCCAGCTAGTCTTTTCTCAAGTGAGTTTTTACTTTTTAGACTAAGAGCGCTTGATAAAATTTTTGAGACAAAGAGCGAGTTTGAGGGGCTTGAGCCAAAGGATATCGTAAGCGAGGGC is a genomic window of Campylobacter concisus containing:
- a CDS encoding NADH-quinone oxidoreductase subunit G, coding for MKITINDQILEANEGESILNIARANGIYIPALCYLSGCSPTLACRLCMVEANSKVVYSCNAKAKEDMQIYTNTPEIAAERNAIMQTYCVNHPLQCGVCDKSGECELQNLTAHLNVNEQSFAITDTHKPHKKWGLINYDPALCVVCERCVTVCKDKIGESAIKTVPRGVEVPKELKESMPKDAYAVFSKMQKSLIAPSAGENLDCSFCGECISVCPVGALVSSNFQYNSNVWELNRVPAANPHQSDCELIFYDIKEKSTSDRSKQIYRVSNDFHFGEISGAARFGYDFHNENARKNEVKFNELVLNFKNGNIKNIKFNSFITNEEALILERLREKFDLNLLNDEAFKFQNFLNIFSEFSGFSSYNADYESLKNSDFIISAGSFLRHESPATSYKLNNALKMNKAAGIYFHHIADEVVKKFSKNFTCVSYEAGDLEQILLFVLKNWGENLPAALQARLEKFEESFDLEVAALSEGKAKFTLILGSDFYAHENANLLAALAGVIARATPFRVMLIPPRTNSLGVAKICTLSHEKKPGKTLGYNEMGEFKFSIFEGDLDAGALNQQEGTFTSINNEVVPTNAALAHNGYFLNEIANALNIAAKNTIDYTAQLPKEKGYRGVKFDDLENFYANDGTSHRGYKLEILNFTPKEDIEPLFKEQSGLNLKEDEALISLTNPINLPSFFANYATQTAKRAKLYASGEFMAKFEISQNEAVILEKNGQKLAICVELDSELGGVAAYLGDYDDKLDVSTIFEGKSFASVKIIKAENE
- the nuoH gene encoding NADH-quinone oxidoreductase subunit NuoH translates to MSEMLFFVITTIVKAVVILAVMASLAGLATYAERKVLAYMQRRVGPDMVGPAGVLQIVADMIKLFTKEDIVPANANKFIFLIAPLISAIAAFAALAPVPFLPEFEVFGHTIRPILADINVGVLYIAGVAAVCVFSPLAAGLASYNKFALISAARAVVSLLSFEVVAGMALLSVVMVTSSLSLVDINNYQKGIFNWLIFKQPLAFVLFVMASFVECNRTPFCLTENETEIVAGYGTEYSGMRWAMFFIGEYTNMIAASIIITLLFLGGFNEFLFIPGALMIILKSSLVFFFFLWTRASWPHLRVDQLSMLCWRILLPLGILNVVITGFALLI
- the nuoI gene encoding NADH-quinone oxidoreductase subunit NuoI yields the protein MSEKRYILIDEKIEPKGAFDKFKHFIAATFKLDLLVGLKITLKQMLFSKSHTLKYPMQKMELNARYRGIHRLLKFVESENERCIGCGLCEKICVSNCISMKTSLGEDGRKKVASYTINLSRCVYCGFCADVCPELAIVCGQEYEVASENKILFGTKTEFLTDDKFLKEQAEFEGYGALPKNANSLVKKTPNALTNEDKVEVMDINLKGSSDV
- a CDS encoding NADH-quinone oxidoreductase subunit J; the protein is MYESFAFYLFSALILVSFSFSVLCKNALNAVSALAAGMVFISAIFFLLGAEFLGVVQIVVYTGAVVVLYAFAMMFFDTSKECEPKSGKKAKIIVYLLSSFIALLLIFIFLAPIYSAKQEVVNSTLANLGNIEAVGILLFSKYLLAFEMCAIMLLVAMVAGIILIHKDLDAQSKFEEML
- the nuoK gene encoding NADH-quinone oxidoreductase subunit NuoK yields the protein MIGLTHYLILASLVFVIGLVGIMRRRNLIMLFFSSEILLNSANIALAAISKYYFDLTGQIIAFFIVAIAASEVAVGLGLLVLWYKKTGSISLESMTNMKG
- the nuoL gene encoding NADH-quinone oxidoreductase subunit L, giving the protein MILFCISLFFPLLSFIIAGIFSHSSKNLFIGLFCSLLMIVSATASLMLTASLSVDEPLNLTLKEFINLGSLDLSFSFYLDAISLVMLSTVGVVASIVHIYSIGYMRDDASFNRFFSYLGLFVFCMNVLVTSDNFIGLFIGWEGVGLCSWLLIGFWYKRPSANVAANEAFVMNRVADLAMLVGIFYIFYSFGSLKFSEVFNARSDLSGLNLGIIATLLFIGAMGKSAQFPFHTWLANAMEGPTPVSALIHAATMVTAGVYLVIRANFIFANVPEVSHFIACLGAFVAIFAASIALVHNDLKKIVAYSTLSQLGYMFVAAGLGAYKIALFHLVTHAFFKSLLFLCAGNVMHAMNDELNIKKMGGLYKFMKPTALLSIIASCALAGFYPFAGFFSKDKILEVAFSKDQILWAVLLFCAVLTAFYSFRLVMLVFFARPKSDEHAHEAKNYMLVGMSVLGVLSVISGFFWSNFSEFLSNSLGDFKLNLSHSSEIFLLVLTLTLVLASAGFAVFAYKKEIFKESICESRVYKILQNAYFIPKFYEKFFINGYAFISKICKKFDEMIVDRSVDFVAFVVTKFAYLANKMQSGDLSIMLRFMVAGFALLLSFIFLLNGAK
- a CDS encoding NADH-quinone oxidoreductase subunit M, which codes for MLSVIIFFPAISAILGFLIENKSIKFYGASIALIELLLAIFICVNVDFQGYDFVLTHQVSLIPSLNISYFVGIDTISLVLIVLSAFMSFISIAALSDDGNLKHLVISVLFLESTMMGVFSALDMILFYSFWELSLIPLLYIIGAFGSKNRIYAAIKFFIYTFLGSVFMLVAIIFIGYLCYQKSGVFSFNLLDWYKLGIGENAQIWLFLAFFFAFGVKTPLFPFHTWLPYAHGQAPTIGSVLLASVLLKMGTYGFVRFSLPLFPDASLLLSGFVCVIAIIMIIYAALVAYAQSDMKQVIAYSSISHMGVIMLGIFSLNLIGLGGSIFLMISHGIVSGALFLLVGVIYERAHTKEICEFGGLAKVMPKYALIFFIATLASIGLPLTIGFVGEFLSLLGVFKLNKLFALLGGFSIIVGAVYMLVLYKRVFFGECKEKNLSLKDLNFKELAALVPLCLLIIALGIAPNLILKPLEPSVQNVISKMQTRAVNSGTKDKISSLNGGSKL
- the nuoN gene encoding NADH-quinone oxidoreductase subunit NuoN; the encoded protein is MNEIAFLDLNEISLQSLSPMLSMMVFALFILIVGAIKKDLSRNFYCVFCIIAIFVNLGITLDFNGLSLSFWDMLLVDGISIISQIIILIASALFIPLALSTKEYFEYKIYEYYALFLFMIAGFLFMVSSNNLLIIFLGLEISSLCLYTLIALHNKAKSVEAAIKYFAMGSLSAGFFAMAIAMFYLATNSIDIARIGVVIKDLSLNQNLIILLGCVFIASAIGFKLSLIPFHTWIPDVYEGSNAPLAGYMSIVPKVAGFIVALRIFAMLEGSGISWIKDMLYIIAVLTMSLANIMALVQKDVKRMLAFSSIAHAGVVLCALVANSHEANVALFFYWIMFLFANLGAFSMLWVARCDDVVCWDKRFKHPYEKFSGLIKILPSYAVIMGIFMIALAGIPPFSVFWGKMVLISSLIKSDYVVLSLIIMINSAIAIYYYLKLIVFMFLKEPIVKDKNIYISNVSMALKVIVGVAVAGTVFAFLFSGAILEFIEHFVFASGF